Proteins encoded within one genomic window of Oncorhynchus nerka isolate Pitt River linkage group LG9b, Oner_Uvic_2.0, whole genome shotgun sequence:
- the LOC115114370 gene encoding deubiquitinating protein VCPIP1: MSLLQGSKKKDKRILSGTCPDPKCQARLFFPAYGSISIECTECGQRHEQNNLLNVEEVTDPDVVLHNLLRNALLGVTGAPKKGTELVKVMGLSNYHCKLLSPILTRYGMDKQTGKAKLLREMNQGEMFDCSLLGDRAFLIEQEHVSTVGYGKDRSGSLIYLHDTLEEMKKANSNKECLIPVHVDGDGHCLVHAVSRALVGRELFWHALRENLKQHFKQNLDRYKALFQDFIDAAEWEDIINECDPLFIPPEGVPLGLRNIHIFGLANVLHRPIILLDSLSGMRSSGDYSASFLPGLVPEEQCKGKDGKFNKPICIAWSSSGRNHYIPLVGIKNTLLPKLPPRLLPKAWGVPQELIKKYIKLEQDGSCVIGGDRSLQDKYVMRLVNAMEEIFMEKHGIHPSLVADVHQYVYRRTGVIGVQPEEVTEAARKSVMENRLHRCLICNALSELHVLPEWLAPGGKLYNLAKSTHGKLRPDKNYSFPLNKVVCCYDPERDILIPDYKLSSLNTCNWCHGTSVRHIHGNGSVVYLDGDRTNTRSQGGKCGCGFKHYWEGKEYDNLPEAFPITLEWGGRVVRETVYWFQYEVNVDLNSNVYDVAMKLVTKHFPGEFGSELLVQKVVNTILHHTAKKNPDEYNPVSIDGAHAQRLTDVVETQQAVDTQPPTKIILTGQKSKTIHKEELTVSKAERSLQQSISEQALVTQKRRTDRLKQEQKGQGRPPSPSAAQEHSSSPATPTKSSFSPTSSKEKKIRVTTSDGRQAMLTLQAQTTFSELQRSIANEFTMPPAQQCIRHGFPPKELFPPKDGAENEPVALQHGDRVTVEILRGPEDRKASAPSASSSHSTLHSLSVKSDDPLTSSRMNTSRELQDNIDLEMSSLCLLATLMGEDVWSYAKKLPHLFHQGGVFYNIVKKDMGLMDGKHCTLPHLTGKTFVYNAAEERLELCVDAAGHFPMGPDVEDLVKEALVQLRSEAASRSREGSPSHSLLRLGSGGVVRKKEQLQSVNAFQGKGHSLGSAPGGSPPEHKPITRQHSSGVDLSASASKGPDLSDISEDATKELVRMAPGFVTMKDSRHLDPSMIEEQRKKLQEMVSSIQASMDRHLREQSNAGAGIGGPAERTSGAKMSASQSAPGAGVKEASSMDVSTAGAHGTSVEAGNKPDGKDAGSEELEEMDSQDAEHTNALEPMDHS; the protein is encoded by the exons ATGTCGTTGCTACAGGGCTCCAAGAAAAAGGACAAGCGTATTTTGTCCGGTACCTGCCCAGACCCGAAATGCCAGGCGAGGCTATTCTTCCCTGCTTACGGTTCGATTAGCATTGAATGCACAGAGTGTGGCCAACGCCACGAACAGAATAATCTTTTAAATGTGGAAGAAGTAACTGATCCAGACGTTGTGCTTCACAATTTGTTAAGAAATGCCTTACTCGGTGTCACTGGTGCACCGAAAAAGGGAACAGAGCTGGTGAAAGTGATGGGGCTTTCCAACTACCATTGCAAGCTCCTTTCTCCTATTCTCACAAGGTATGGAATGGATAAGCAGACGGGAAAAGCGAAACTGCTGCGGGAAATGAATCAAGGAGAAATGTTCGACTGTTCACTTCTAGGAGACAGGGCGTTTCTAATTGAACAGGAGCATGTATCTACGGTTGGCTATGGCAAGGACAGATCCGGGAGCCTGATATACCTTCACGACACTTTGGAGGAGATGAAGAAAGCAAACAGCAACAAAGAATGCCTCATTCCTGTTCATGTGGATGGAGATGGACATTGTCTTGTTCATGCTGTGTCCAGGGCCCTGGTAGGCAGAGAACTGTTCTGGCATGCCTTGAGAGAGAATTTGAAACAACATTTCAAACAAAACTTGGATCGCTACAAGGCACTCTTTCAGGATTTTATTGATGCAGCCGAATGGGAGGACATCATCAACGAATGTGACCCCCTGTTTATCCCACCGGAGGGTGTGCCACTGGGACTTCGGAACATTCACATATTCGGCTTGGCCAATGTGTTGCACCGCCCCATAATCTTGTTAGATTCACTGAGTGGAATGAGGAGCTCTGGGGATTACTCTGCAAGTTTTCTCCCTGGGCTTGTGCCGGAAGAGCAGTGCAAAGGAAAAGACGGGAAGTTTAACAAGCCTATATGCATCGCCTGGAGTAGCTCAGGGCGTAACCACTACATCCCCCTCGTCGGGATAAAGAACACCCTTCTCCCCAAGCTGCCACCCAGGCTTCTCCCCAAGGCATGGGGAGTGCCACAGGAGCTCATCAAGAAGTATATAAAGCTGGAACAAGATGGGAGCTGTGTCATCGGGGGAGACAGGAGCTTACAAGACAAGTATGTGATGAGACTGGTCAATGCCATGGAGGAGATCTTCATGGAGAAGCATGGAATCCACCCCTCCCTGGTGGCAGACGTGCATCAGTACGTTTACAGACGGACCGGTGTGATCGGCGTCCAACCCGAAGAGGTGACGGAGGCTGCCAGGAAATCAGTCATGGAAAACCGGCTACATCGCTGTCTGATCTGCAATGCACTCTCTGAGCTTCATGTTCTACCTGAGTGGCTGGCTCCAGGTGGTAAGCTTTACAACCTGGCTAAATCCACCCACGGGAAGCTCAGACCTGACAAGAACTACAGCTTCCCGCTGAACAAGGTTGTCTGCTGTTACGACCCTGAGAGGGACATCCTCATTCCTGACTACAAGCTGAGCTCTTTGAACACATGCAACTGGTGCCACGGCACCTCCGTGCGCCACATCCATGGCAACGGCTCTGTGGTGTATCTGGATGGAGACAGAACCAACACCCGTTCCCAGGGGGGCAAATGTGGCTGCGGCTTTAAGCACTACTGGGAGGGAAAGGAATACGACAATCTGCCAGAGGCTTTCCCCATCACTCTGGAGTGGGGTGGGCGGGTTGTGCGGGAGACTGTGTACTGGTTCCAGTATGAGGTTAATGTGGACCTGAACAGCAACGTGTATGATGTCGCCATGAAACTGGTCACCAAGCATTTCCCTGGGGAGTTTGGCAGTGAGCTCCTAGTGCAGAAAGTGGTGAACACCATTTTACATCACACTGCCAAGAAGAACCCAGACGAGTATAACCCAGTCTCCATTGACGGGGCGCATGCTCAGAGGCTCACAGACGTGGTGGAAACCCAGCAGGCTGTTGACACACAGCCACCGACTAAGATCATACTAACTGGGCAGAAATCAAAGACCATTCACAAAGAGGAGCTTACAGTGAGTAAGGCAGAGCGGAGCCTTCAGCAGAGCATCAGCGAGCAGGCCCTAGTGACCCAGAAGAGGAGGACGGATCGACTGAAGCAGGAGCAGAAGGGACAGGGCAGGCCACCCTCCCCAAGTGCTGCTCAGGAACATTCCTCCTCCCCAGCCACACCCACCAaatcctccttctcccccacttCCAGCAAGGAGAAGAAAATCCGTGTCACCACTAGCGATGGGCGGCAGGCCATGCTCACTCTACAGGCTCAGACCACCTTCTCTGAGCTCCAGAGGAGCATTGCTAATGAGTTCACCATGCCTCCAGCCCAGCAATGTATCCGACATGGATTCCCACCCAAAGAACTTTTCCCTCCCAAGGATGGAGCAGAGAATGAACCGGTGGCTCTCCAACACGGGGACAGGGTGACTGTGGAGATCCTGAGAGGTCCAGAGGACCGCAAGGCATCCGCCCCAAGTGCTTCCAGTTCCCATTCAACCCTGCATTCCCTCTCTGTGAAGAGTGATGATCCATTGACTTCCAGCAGAATGAATACTAGCAGAGAGCTGCAGGACAACATTGACCTTGAGatgtcctccctctgtctcctagcAACCTTAATGG GAGAAGATGTCTGGTCATATGCCAAAAAACTGCCTCACTTATTCCACCAAGGTGGAGTTTTCTACAACATTGTGAAGAAAGATATGG GCCTGATGGATGGCAAGCACTGCACCCTCCCACACCTGACTGGAAAGACGTTTGTTTACAACGCAGCAGAGGAGCgtctggagctgtgtgtggatgCAGCGGGACACTTTCCCATGGGTCCTGACGTGGAGGACCTCGTCAAGGAGGCCCTGGTGCAGCTCCGCTCTGAAGCTGCCTCCAGGAGTCGCGAGGGAAGCCCCTCTCACAGCCTGCTGAGGCTCGGGAGTGGAGGTGTGGTGCGCAAGAAGGAGCAGCTCCAAAGTGTCAACGCCTTCCAGGGTAAGGGCCACTCCCTGGGCAGCGCCCCAGGCGGCTCTCCCCCTGAACACAAGCCCATCACCAGGCAGCACAGCAGCGGGGTGGACCTGAGCGCCAGCGCCTCCAAGGGACCTGACCTGTCTGACATCTCAGAGGACGCGACCAAGGAGTTGGTGCGCATGGCTCCCGGTTTTGTCACCATGAAAGACAGCCGACACCTGGACCCTAGTATGATCGAAGAACAGAGGAAAAAACTACAGGAGATGGTCTCATCCATCCAGGCCTCCATGGACAGGCACCTGAGGGAGCAGAGCAATGCAGGGGCAGGCATTGGGGGCCCTGCAGAGAGGACAAGTGGGGCTAAGATGAGTGCTTCCCAATCTGCCCCAGGGGCAGGCGTAAAGGAGGCCTCTTCTATGGACGTATCTACTGCTGGTGCTCATGGCACATCAGTGGAGGCAGGGAACAAGCCTGATGGAAAGGATGCAGGGTCAGAGGAGCTGGAGGAAATGGATAGCCAGGATGCAGAGCATACCAACGCCCTAGAGCCAATGGATCATTCCTGA